gcaaaaaaaaaaaaagcctcCCATATTTTCAAACCTTCATAGGAACGTCCACTTTAATTTTTCTGTCATCTCATCCGACCAACCATACAATTACTCAATTATCATCCCGCTTGAATATTGAATCGAGGGTGCATTGTATTGGCTAAGAAACTATAGCTACATAGTAGTATGTATAATAAGTATGAGTTCGTAACTATTATAATATGAATGATATATAAGCACatcaaataattataaaattataactattatcaatattgtaataattataattttataacctGAAGATTTAGGTAGAAAATATAGGCGTGAGATAATAATGATAACAATGTATTAGAAAATAATTGAGATGTATATGAGTTACCGGTAGGGTGAAAtgttattttgataaaaaaaatcaaaatggaaCACCCTTTTAATGATTCCAAAATATAAGGAcactctttttatttttatgaaatcaTCATActctttttcatttattatcaaaataacattctatctcattttttttaaaaaaaaatatcctctTTTTCTAATATTATTGTAATAATTACGATGTCATTCCTGCTATAATATATGTTCTTCAATTCTAATCAAtactaataatattatattataaatagTTACTATCATAATTACTACAACATAGACAATTTATTTCTAACAATACTAATCAATATTATATTgtaataactataaaattatagtgGTTATATAATTGTAACAGTCATCTCttatcaatattatattataataatcacGAATCATAACGGTTTATTTTTATCATCTACATTTTATAGCACCAATTGTTATAATTGTATAATAGTTATAAGATCATAACTATTATAGTTGCATAGTCAGGTTGTGATATTTAAGTGGCACATTGTCACATGAGAAGAGTGATCAAATCCCAAAAGGAACAATTTCTTGTGGAATAGAATTCCTCTCATCTAAAGAGGTTGTTCAGTCACCTTGATTTATTCCTTTCATCTCGCTATGAGACCGACGGTGTGGGACGCTTGTGGTGAGTGGATTACCTTTTGTCACATAATTACTATATCTGTGTAATAGCTATAAGATCGAAAAATTACGCTGGAACATCTTTTGAAATTAAaagatgttttttaaaaaacaaaaaatggtTCAATATTTTAGAAATGGGAATaagaaattcatcaaacacaagtttaaatattttcaatagtCGCCAATCAAATAAAGAGTCAAACAAGGGAAAGATGCTCAACGACAACAACATAGCAGTCTACCTTAACAAGGGCCAGCTAGAGTAAATCAGAGTCACCGAGTTTTTGTTTCACAACTAAAACAAGATTCTACAACTCAATCCATAAACACTGGAGATTTCCTCAGTTTTATTTTCTAGTCGCGACTCACTTAGCCATCATGACTTTGACAAACTCGTCATAGTTGATCTGGCCGTCGCCATCAACATCAGCTTCACGTATCATTTCATCGACTTCCTCATCGGTGAGCTTCTCTCCGAGATTGGTCATGACATGTCGAAGTTCAGCGGCAGAGATGAAGCCATTCTGGTCCTTGTCAAACACTCTGAAGGCCTCCTTTAGTTCCTCCTCTGAATCTGTATCCTTCATCTTGCGGCCCATCAAGTTGAGAAACTCTGGGAAGTCGATCGTGCCATTTCCATCTGCATCCACCTCGTTTATCATGTCTTGAAGTTCGGCTTCTGTGGGATTCTGACCCAAAGAGCGCATGACAGTTCCGAGTTCCTTGGTTGTGATGCAGCCTACACAAGAAAAGTTCTATAGCTTTTTCAAATGAATGCAT
This window of the Zingiber officinale cultivar Zhangliang chromosome 3B, Zo_v1.1, whole genome shotgun sequence genome carries:
- the LOC122056598 gene encoding calmodulin-2/4-like; translated protein: MAGQLTDGQIAEFKEAFSLFDKDGDGCITTKELGTVMRSLGQNPTEAELQDMINEVDADGNGTIDFPEFLNLMGRKMKDTDSEEELKEAFRVFDKDQNGFISAAELRHVMTNLGEKLTDEEVDEMIREADVDGDGQINYDEFVKVMMAK